A DNA window from Euleptes europaea isolate rEulEur1 chromosome 20, rEulEur1.hap1, whole genome shotgun sequence contains the following coding sequences:
- the SNRPA1 gene encoding U2 small nuclear ribonucleoprotein A', with the protein MVKLTAELIEQAAQYTNAVRDRELDLRGYKIPVIENLGATLDQFDAIDFSDNEIRKLDGFPLLRRLKTLLMNNNRLSRIGEGLEQSLPNLKELILTNNNIMELGDLDPLATIKSLTYLSILRNPVTNKKHYRLYVIYKAPQVRVLDFQKVKLKERQEAEKMFKGKRGAQLAKDIARRTKTFNPGAGLPTDKKKAGPSPGDVEAIKNAIANATTLAEVERLKGLLQAGQIPGRDRKAGPSDEAEEDMEEDTMANGT; encoded by the exons ATGGTGAAGCTGACGGCGGAGCTGATCGAGCAGGCGGCGCAGTACACCAACGCCGTGCGGGACCGCGAGCTGGACCTGCGCG GGTATAAGATTCCAGTGATTGAGAACTTGGGTGCAACTCTGGACCAGTTCGATGCCATTGACTTCTCTGACAATGAGATTCGGAAGCTGGATGGGTTTCCCCTGCTGAGAAGGCTGAAAACGTTGCTGATGAACAACAACAGGTTAAG CCGAATAGGCGAGGGACTTGAACAGTCTTTACCAAATCTGAAGGAACTCATTCTTACCAACAATAATATCATGGAGTTG GGCGACCTTGATCCCTTGGCCACAATTAAATCACTGACTTACCTGAG TATTTTGAGAAATCCTGTAACGAATAAGAAGCATTATAGGCTGTATGTCATCTACAAGGCCCCGCAAGTCAGAGTGCTGGACTTCCAGAAAGTGAAATTAAAA GAGCGTCAGGAGGCAGAGAAAATGTTCAAGGGCAAGCGGGGTGCCCAGCTTGCAAAGGATATTGCCAGGAGAACCAAAAC TTTCAACCCAGGTGCCGGTTTGCCGACGGACAAAAAGAAAGCAGGACCCTCGCCGGGAGATGTTGAGGCCATCAAG AATGCCATCGCTAACGCCACAACTCTGGCTGAAGTGGAGCGGCTCAAGGGGTTGCTGCAGGCTGGCCAGATACCTGGCAGAGACCGAAAAGCAG GTCCATCGGATGAAGCCGAAGAAGATATGGAGGAAGATACAATGGCCaatggaacttaa